Proteins encoded within one genomic window of Eurosta solidaginis isolate ZX-2024a chromosome 1, ASM4086904v1, whole genome shotgun sequence:
- the LOC137245652 gene encoding GTPase activating protein homolog 3: MDNIKIPFLPAEAIKTQRVEIYLNDLKERINELRLKHDEVIQNSVDIIKEIDDVSSGLLIPHNSNISPNANVNKIKKLIQEFETAKESNSTKTSITIDSKVDIRKILQNLEKLNESHVLKESLVIFKRAKESLDKIDTFLGTPFENVISKSLNDTTEPLLNATGTETMETASKKYTLSSPTISSVTINNLINNNNTKEVNNNVACTSPPKLEHPSSEVYNNSNSGLKNRINMFNSGKLQETIKCNKPMDLTTSCYASCCSSVTSMDVYQSPENVSLNNLHENEMCTVNSLEIGYEGDNDDSEYDLLALKRRKSKIPSATQ; the protein is encoded by the exons ATGGATAACATTAAAATACCTTTTT TGCCTGCAGAAGCAATCAAAACTCAACGTGTTGAAATTTATTTGAATGATTTGAAAGAAAGGATTAATGAACTGCGTTTAAAACATGACGAAGTTATTCAAAATTCAGTAGATATCATAAAAGAAATTGACGACGTATCATCAGGCTTGTTAATACCTCATAACAGCAATATAAGTCCAAATGCCAAtgttaacaaaattaaaaaacttatacAAGAGTTTGAAACCGCAAAGGAATCAAATTCAACTAAGACCTCAATCACGATCGACAGTAAAGTGGACATTCGAAAGATtttacaaaatttagaaaaactaaatGAAAGTCATGTCCTGAAGGAGAGTCTTGTTATATTTAAACGTGCTAAGGAATCACTTGACAAAATCGATACATTTCTTGGTACACCTTTCGAGAATGTTATAAGTAAATCATTGAATGATACCACCGAACCTCTGTTAAATGCAACAGGAACAGAAACTATGGAGACTGCCAGTAAGAAGTATACATTGAGCTCTCCAACAATTAGTTCTGTCACTATAAATAATCTAATTaacaataacaacacaaaggaaGTTAATAATAATGTCGCATGTACGAGTCCACCAAAATTGGAACATCCTAGTAGTGAAGTATACAATAATAGCAATTCTGGCCTAAAAAATCGTATAAATATGTTTAATAGCGGAAAATTGCAAGAGACAATCAAGTGTAATAAACCAATGGATTTAACAACCTCCTGTTACGCGTCCTGCTGTAGCAGCGTTACAAGCATGGATGTCTATCAATCACCAGAAAATGTTAGCCTTAACAACTTACATGAGAATGAAATGTGTACAGTGAATTCGTTGGAAATCGGTTACGAGGGGGACAATGATGATAGCGAATATGACTTACTAGCACTCAAACGAAGGAAAAGTAAAATTCCATCAGCAACTCAGTAG